In a single window of the Pseudochaenichthys georgianus chromosome 16, fPseGeo1.2, whole genome shotgun sequence genome:
- the LOC117460343 gene encoding uncharacterized protein, whose protein sequence is MVSDVLQSKLGGEKILQEYATTKTLMDGTRRQMVNLLVADMIEVHGRIPPTHVREKCALGIITLFPCLRDPYSKNGYEHYYDADGGSGYLAWRIKTVQRNTAVQSRRCYPSTTYQDGPKSKRDFLLTCEQLTGEECREAISFIKHSADESVVKEKMKATFQCRQAMTRDQQASSTVLDVFPRFLDIPGLVDQDFTMMFGEEISGKMLARWPTFFKPRILADCKNLHSNVHVDDLLSAQQNSNESGWDSDLSSILLLVH, encoded by the exons aTGGTCAGCGATGTTCTCCAGTCTAAGCTAGGGGGAGAAAAAATCTTGCAAGAGTATGCGACAACTAAAACATTGATGGATGGTACACGACGACAGATGGTAAACCTACTGGTGGCTGACATGATCGAAGTTCATGG GAGGATCCCGCCAACACATGTGCGAGAAAAGTGTGCTCTTGGCATCATCACTCTATTTCCATGTCTAAGAGATCCATACTCAAAGAATGGATAC GAACACTACTATGATGCAGATGGTGGATCTGGCTACTTGGCATGGAGGATAAAGACGGTTCAGCGCAACACTGCGGTTCAGTCCCGGAGGTGCTACCCCAGCACTACCTATCAAGATGGTCCAAAGAGCAAGAGGGATTTTCTCTTGACTTGTGAGCAACTGACTGGCGAGGAATGCAGAGAGGCAATATCCTTCATAAAGCATTCAGCTGACGAATCAGTTGTCAAAGAGAAGATGAAGGCAACATTTCAGTGTCGGCAAGCAATGACTCGGGACCAGCAAGCCTCTTCAACAGTCCTGGATGTGTTTCCTCGTTTCCTCGACATCCCTGGCTTG GTTGACCAAGATTTCACAATGATGTTTGGAGAAGAGATTTCTGGAAAAATGTTGGCGAGATGGCCCACTTTCTTCAAACCTAGGATCTTGGCAGACTGCAAGAACCTACACTCTAATGTTCATGTTGATGACCTCTTGTCTGCACAACAAAACTCAAATGAGTCAG GATGGGACAGTGACCTGTCAAGCATTCTACTCTTGGTTCAT